Part of the Flavobacteriales bacterium genome, AGCCGGTCCAACACCTCCACGATCACCTGCACAAGCTCCACCTCATTCAACAGGGATGCGCTTCCGATGATATCCGCATCACACTGATAAAACTCGCGGTACCTGCCTTTTTGCGGCCTGTCGGCTCTCCACACAGGCTGAATCTGATACCGGCGAAACGGAAAGGCGATATCATTCTGGTGTTGCACCACGTATCGGGCAAAGGGGACGGTGAGGTCATACCGCAGGGCCTTCTCCGAAATTTTAGGGGTTAACTCCCTGGATGTGGTGATTGCCATTTCGCTGCGATCCACAGAAGACAGATAGTCGCCGGAGTTAAGCACTTTGAAAATAAGGCGGTCGCCCTCTTCACCGTACTTACCCATCAGGGTGGACGTATTTTCCATCGCCGGGGTCTCTATGCAAAGAAAGCCGTGAAGATGAAACACATCACGGATGGTTTGGAAGATATGATTCCTCCTGGCCATTTCCACCGGTGAAAAATCCCGGGTGCCTTTTGGGATTCCGGGTTTACTCATTGCAATATTGTATTAGTGGTTAGCAAATCAGCAACAGAAGCGGTATCGTTGTACACTTGCGGTGGCAGCGCGTCAAACACAGCTATCGGATTCAGATTGCGATCGCCACGTGTCGAAGAAAGGAGGATGCCACCATATTTCTTATAGTCCGACCAGATATCGGAAATGCTGGGTTCTGGCATGGTGGTGTTTGCAAAATAATCCCATTGGATCAAGCGATTGTTTTCGGTATCCACATACACGATATACTTGTTCTCAGGTGTATAACCTACTTCATTAAAGAAAGTGAGCTGCAACGTTTCCGCAATCCTTCCGTCCTGCGTGGTATCCTGGCCTTTGTATTCCAGCCTCACACCGGGATCAAGCAACTTGAATGGCATCACCAGCCAGTAGCTGTCGTTTACCCAGCGTTTTCTTCCGAGATCCAGGATCTGTGCCAGTGTATCTGCATTGGTCACTTCCTGGTGATGAATAAAGGCACGACCTTTTTCGGTGTTCACATTCATCAATACCAACAGATCTTCCCTGGGGTAGGCCATCCGCAAGTCGCCGGTATACTTATCCCAGAACCAGTTCCGGCTTCCGAAGAAGCTCCATGAGATGTGTCTCGTTTTATGCCAGGCATCCCACCCGCCACAAGCTTGTACCACCTGTTCTGCGATTTCCCTCGCCCTGGGGTCAGCATCTGCGGTTGGTCCGTTTAGGGTGTCCTGTTCTGATGTCCTCTCCACAGGTTGTTCGCCTTGTCCACATGCGCATGCGAACAGCAACAGCGACATCATGAATCCGTGTGAGATAAGATTTTTCATTCGGGCCGCAAGATAGGAAATCAGGGGCGAAGTCCTGACTATTTTCCGACAATCACGAACTCTGTCCGACGGTTCCGCCCCCTGCCCTCTTCGGTCTTGTTACTTGCAACGGGCTTGTCCTGACCGAAGCCTTTGTAGGATAGCCGGTCCGGATCCACACCTTCGATGATGAGGTATTGGTATACCGACTTGGCCCGGTTGGTGGAAAGTTCTTTGTTTGACACAGGATCTCCCTGGTTATCGGTATGGCCATGTATGGCCACCTTCAGCCGCGGATTATCCGTCAGGTAGCCGATAAACTCATCGATCATAGACATGGCCTCCGCGGTGAGTTCGAATGAATTCGTTGCATATACGATATCATTCAGACGATAGGCTTCACCTACCTTCACCTCCTGCATCTCAAAATTGATGGTCACCGGTTTGATGGGTTCGGGTTTCTTTGTTTCCAGGTACACAGCATTGAAAGCCTTGTCTTTTTGCTTCACAGACAACACATAATCCTCTCCTTCATCCACCGTCACAGCCGCTACATATTCCCCGGTTTCCTTATTCACCTTTACCTCTGTCACATCTTTCGACTTCATGCTCTTCAGTTCAACCCTGGCATCTTTCACCGGCTCACCGGCTTCATCTTTCAATTCCCCTTTCACAAACAATACCTTTTCGGGCTGTGCTTCTTTATAGAGCGGAAACCCATAGATGTCGTACCCCCCCTTGCCTTCTTTGATGGTATTGGAAGCGAAGTAAGCCGTTTGACCATCGGTGCTGACAAAAAAACCGAGGTCATCCTTATCGGTGTTGATAGGGTAACCGATGTTTTTGGGCACGGACCACTTGCCGGTGTTCTTATCCATCCGGGTGAGAAAAATATCAAAGCCACCGAGTCCCACGTGGCCATCGGAAGAAAAGTAGAGCGTTTGGCTGTCGGTGTGAATGAATGGAGATTTTTCATTGCCAGGTGTATTGATAGGGGCTCCCATATTTACCGGTTCATTCCAGGTACCGTTGGCGTTACGGGTGCACATGTATATATCCGCACCACCCATGCCACCGGCACGCAAGCTTGAAAAGTACAGGGTTTGCCCATCGGATGAGATGGAAGGCTGCGAATCCCATTGTACAGGATCATTGATATGTTCTCCCATATTCCTGATAGGCCCCCAGGCACCGTTACTGAATAAGGTATAGTAAATATCACAGTTCCGGTTCCCATCGCAAACGGTAAAATACAATTCACGATTATCGATGGAAACGGTGGGGCCACCTTCGTTGTAGTTTGTGTTGAAGGGCGGTGTGAGTGGTTCACCCTTTTCAAATTTTCCATTGACCCTATAGCTTCTGGAGAAGCGTTCCACCCGGTCCGCACCGGCTACCTCCCATGCGCGGTCAATGGGAAGCCCCATGGTTTTCCTGTCGAAAGCCCTGGTAAAATACATGGATCCGTCATCGGGAGAGATGGCTGCAAGGTACTCGTCCATCTCGGTGCAGATATCCTCAATGGCCTTCGGTTCGAATGGCACAGGGTTTTTAAACACACCATCATAAAACCTTGCATTTTCAAGCAGTTTGGTTGCATGCCTTTTATCCTGTTCATTCCGGATGGCCTGAGGATACTTAAAAAACTCTTCCATCAGCTTGGTGGCCTTGTCGTAGCGCTCCAGGGTATAGGCAACTTCACCCATGCGATAGAATGCGTAAGGATCGCGGGACGGGCAACTTTCAACAGCCTTCTGGAAGTACTTGTAACAGGTCTTCCGGTCACCCTCCTTGTATAACTCTTCTCCTATAAATAATTGAAGCTCGGTAAACCCGGGTTCTTTTTCAGCGAGGGCCTGAAGGTCGGCCATGGCATTTTTACGGTCATACTTCCAACGTCCCACAGCTTCATCAAAGACAGACTGTGCCTTTTTAGATGCTTTGGGGCAATCCTGCGCCCAACCGAATACAGGCAACAGGCACAGCATCCAACACAAGGAGCTTTTCCATTGTATATCCTTCAGAATTTTCACCACCATGTTATGACAACGCCAACCGGAGTCAATACGTATCCCCAGCCTATTTATTCAGGAGATCCGCTGCTTTCTGTTTCGCTGTACTTTCGAGGGCATCCGCCTTCTTATTGGCTTCATCCTCCACTCCTTTTGCTTTGGCCTCTCCTTCCTTTCTGACCTTATCAGCAGCCACCTGTGCTGCCTTTTTCTTTATCGGATTTCCTTTGCCTTCATCTTCTATTTTCTGGGCGTTCTTATTCGCTTCATCACGAATCTTTTGCGCTGCAGACTTACCTTCTTCACGAATACGCCTCGCCTGTGCTTCGGCATCCGCAATAATCTTATCCGCTTCGGCCTGTAGTTTCTCACGGCCCTGATCTTTCACCTCATTGATCTTCTCTTTGACCTTTTCCTTCACCTGATCTTTCACTTCATTGGCCACACCTGCCACGGAGGGTGTGATGGTCGGATTGGTAACCGTACCACCGATCTTCACATCCACAGGAATGGTCTTGTTGGGGTCCGTTGACATGCCGATGCCGGACAGCAGTCCGCTCAATGCCTGAGCACCCAGCTCACCTTGTGGAATCTGGAGGTTCAGGTTATAATCGATGGTTTGATCAAATCCGTTGGAGCCTTGCAACGTTCCCTTGGTCTTACCCATGGCAAGATTAACGGGATCGACATGTACACGACCTTCTGAGAACCTGAAATTGAAGTTCATATTATTAAACTCCCACTTCTTCAGTTTCGGATTTTTCAGCACATCACCGACTTTCTCCAGCGGGGCAAAACCTTCTACCTTCATGCTGTGTGTTTTCAACTGTCCGGATCCCGCAAGGGTATTCATCACGGGTTCCATCTTTTCATCCAGCTTGGTGGTGAACTGCATTTTGGTAGAGTAGTTTCCTTTGCAGGATTTGGCGATGGGCGCCATCTCAGCCACCGTATTGAAGGTTGTCACCGTTTGTTCCACATCAAAGTTGGCAATGTCCAGGTCGAAGTCTACATCCGGTGCCTTCACATCTTTGGTACCGTATGTACCGTTTACGGTCATGGCACCGCCGAGTGTATTCATTTTAAAGTTCTCCAGTTTGATGGTCCGGTCGCGGATCACCAGTGCGCCGCCGACCTGCTTCATACTCATATTATCATAAATCAATTCACCGAAAGACGCGGAAGCCACGAAATCAATAAACGGCGGCACCTCAATGACGGACAGGGCTTCTTCTTCAGCGGGTGCCTGTGCTGTTTCTGCCGACTGCGAAGGAGATGCAGCAGCGGTCTCGGCTTCATCTTCGGTCATGAACTCGTTCAGGTCAAAAGCAGTGGAGGTCATCTTGAAATTACCGGATAACGTAGCGCTGTCCTGCATGGCATATGCGAGGTAGTTGCTCACCTTTCCGCTGGCCTGCAGGTCGCTCTTACCCACCATGCCATTAAAGCTGGCAAGCTCCATATATTGCGGACTGAAATTGAATTGCATGTTGATGATCTTCATGCCTTGCGGAAAGTCCTTGGTTTTGTAAAGGAGGTTCCGGATACCGAGTCCACCCTGGGCTTTGAAATCTTCATACCGTCCCTGGTCTATGGAAGACTGGTGGCCTTTCAATGCGAGATCGGCGGTGATGATGCCAGTCAGGACATCATCCTTCTCTCTTGGGATCACATCTCCTAATTTACCCAGGTTGATCACACCCTTCATCACGCTGGCGATCTGCGGATCAGATACCGGCGTAGCAAGTTTCATTGTCATATCAAACGGATTGCCGGCCATCTCCACATGGAATTTACGCACATCGATCACTGTTCCGTCGGGATCGCCGGTGGGGCTGTCAATGTTCACATCCACCTGAATATTCTCCATCGCTCCGGGGAGATCAGGGTATTTGAACATGGCATCCTCGATCACAATGGTTGTACCGAATCCGGGCATGGTATTGTCGTTGTACAAGCCTTTGACATAACCGTCAAGAGCAAGTTTTCCGGAGGTTTTAACTGATGCGAAGTCGTTTGAATAAACGGCAGGAACCATCGACAGGAAGTTTTTGAACTCATTCTTTTGCGCGGCAAAGGTCAGGTCCATATCATAACCATTGTCCGGCATCGCAAATTTGCCGTTCAGTCCGAGCACCAGTTCATTCACTTTGATCTCGTTGTCCTTGAAGGTGAATTCAAACTTATCCATATCAGCATCAAGCGCAGCTTTCAGGGCCACAGTTGCTTTTGACATATAGTCCACACCTTCATACCTCATATCCATCGCCTTGATGGTTCCTTCGGATTCCACGGAGGTAAAGCTGGCGGTAAAATCACCGCTGAGGCTATAATCCAGGTCATCAATGACCATGGTAAACGACAGACTTTTATCATCAAAGATCATATAACCGTCCGTGATCAACAGTGAGCGCAGCGCGGCTTTGAATGGTGCAGATTCCTCTTCTGCTTCCGCCGGGGCAGCGGCTTGTCCGGTTCCCGTTTCACCAGATTTGGCAATATCCCAGTTGGCCTTCCCATTCTCCAGTACTTTAAATGCCATGCGTGGCTTATCCAGGCGAACCGTTTTGATTTCCATTTCACTGCCGCTAATGACACTCATAAGGTCCACGGTAAGGGCCATCTGCTTCATGCTCACCAGCGTATCCCCATCAAACTCACCGACGTTGGCGATGGAAAGGTCATTGATCTCTACACTGAAGTCGGGGAAACTGCGGATCAAAGACAAGTCGAAATCCCCGAACTCCAGTTTGGCATTGAGGTTCTCATTGGCTGCATCCTTCACCATCTGCACGATCTTATCCTTGAATACAATGGGAAGAATGATGACTGAACCCAGCACCAACACGATGAGAATGCCAAGAATGATTAAAATCTTTTTGATCATGACCTGATGATTTAACTATTTGATTTCCTTATGAGGGTGAATTTCCTTTAAAAAAGGGAAAGTCCGCCATGCCATCCAAAGTTAGTAAAACTTGGATTTGTATAAATACATGGATCAATCGTCTTCGGTAACGGGTTGAAGTTTACCTTCAGTAGAGGCGATCACCGTGGCGACTGTCGCGTCACCGGTAACATTGACCACCGTGCGGCACATATCGAGCAACCGGTCGACAGCTATCACAAGCGCAATACCCTCAGGTTCCACACCTACCCCACCGAGCACGATGATCAGCATGATCAGCCCGGCGCCGGGTACGGCTGCCGTACCAATGGATGCCAGTGTTGCGGTCATAATAATGGTGAGCTGGTCGGAAAGATGAAGGTCGTATCCGAATGCCTGGGCGATGAAGACCGCCGCCACAGCCTGGTACAGACTGGTACCATCCATGTTGATCGTTGCGCCTACCGGCAATACAAATGAAGACACTTCTTTGGAAACTCCCAGGTGTTCCTCGCAGCGCTCCATGGTTACCGGAAGGGTTGCTGCACTTGAACTCGTTGAAAAAGCCAAAAGCTGGGCGGGCATGATCCCTTTGAAGAATTCTCCGTATTTGACCTTGGTGAACAATTTGAGAATGAGCGGATAAATAAGAAGTACCATCACCGCCAGACCCGCAACAACGGTTAGAGAATATACGCCAAGCGCCTGGAAAAGCTCACCCAGACTATCTGAAAAGTCAACGATCACGCCGGCCATAAGCGCCAACACACCAAAGGGGGCATAAAGCATGATGATATCCACGATCTTAAGGATGATGTCATTCACCCCATCAAAAAAGCCTTTCACATACCGGGTGTTTTCCTCGGGAAGCATGACCATAGCGATACCAAACAGCAAAGAAAAAAAGATGACCTGCAACATTTTCCCGTTGTTGGTGGCAGCATCAATAAAGTTTGACGGAACCATATCAACAAGAAATTGCAGTGGTCCTGCATCCTTCACACCCTGAGCACCTGTTTTTCCGATCTCAACATTGGCGGCATATTGTGCCTGGAGTTCCTGTCTCTTCTCCGGAGAGAATGATTTTCCAGGATTGGTGACATTCACGAAAACCAGCCCCAGGGTAACAGCAATAACAGTCGTAGTAAGATAAATACCGATGGTCCTGGTGCCAATTCTTGAAAGCTTGGTGATATCTGACAAGCTGGAGACACCTTTGACGAGGGATGCAAACACCAGCGGCACAGCAATCAGCTTAAGCAGGTTCATAAAGATCACACCGAAGGGATTGACCCATCGGGTGATAAACTGCTCATGGCCAGCTGTGGCAGCGACAGCGCCCAGTACCACGCCAAGGAACATGCCGGACAGAATCTGCCAGTGCAGTGCCATTTTTCTCATAGCGTCAGATTCTTAAGGTTTGCTGGAGCAACAGATGATCCGCTACCACGAGTCTGGCCATGGCTTCGACGATCGGAACCGCCCTGGGCAACACA contains:
- a CDS encoding AsmA family protein; this encodes MIKKILIILGILIVLVLGSVIILPIVFKDKIVQMVKDAANENLNAKLEFGDFDLSLIRSFPDFSVEINDLSIANVGEFDGDTLVSMKQMALTVDLMSVISGSEMEIKTVRLDKPRMAFKVLENGKANWDIAKSGETGTGQAAAPAEAEEESAPFKAALRSLLITDGYMIFDDKSLSFTMVIDDLDYSLSGDFTASFTSVESEGTIKAMDMRYEGVDYMSKATVALKAALDADMDKFEFTFKDNEIKVNELVLGLNGKFAMPDNGYDMDLTFAAQKNEFKNFLSMVPAVYSNDFASVKTSGKLALDGYVKGLYNDNTMPGFGTTIVIEDAMFKYPDLPGAMENIQVDVNIDSPTGDPDGTVIDVRKFHVEMAGNPFDMTMKLATPVSDPQIASVMKGVINLGKLGDVIPREKDDVLTGIITADLALKGHQSSIDQGRYEDFKAQGGLGIRNLLYKTKDFPQGMKIINMQFNFSPQYMELASFNGMVGKSDLQASGKVSNYLAYAMQDSATLSGNFKMTSTAFDLNEFMTEDEAETAAASPSQSAETAQAPAEEEALSVIEVPPFIDFVASASFGELIYDNMSMKQVGGALVIRDRTIKLENFKMNTLGGAMTVNGTYGTKDVKAPDVDFDLDIANFDVEQTVTTFNTVAEMAPIAKSCKGNYSTKMQFTTKLDEKMEPVMNTLAGSGQLKTHSMKVEGFAPLEKVGDVLKNPKLKKWEFNNMNFNFRFSEGRVHVDPVNLAMGKTKGTLQGSNGFDQTIDYNLNLQIPQGELGAQALSGLLSGIGMSTDPNKTIPVDVKIGGTVTNPTITPSVAGVANEVKDQVKEKVKEKINEVKDQGREKLQAEADKIIADAEAQARRIREEGKSAAQKIRDEANKNAQKIEDEGKGNPIKKKAAQVAADKVRKEGEAKAKGVEDEANKKADALESTAKQKAADLLNK
- a CDS encoding PD40 domain-containing protein translates to MKILKDIQWKSSLCWMLCLLPVFGWAQDCPKASKKAQSVFDEAVGRWKYDRKNAMADLQALAEKEPGFTELQLFIGEELYKEGDRKTCYKYFQKAVESCPSRDPYAFYRMGEVAYTLERYDKATKLMEEFFKYPQAIRNEQDKRHATKLLENARFYDGVFKNPVPFEPKAIEDICTEMDEYLAAISPDDGSMYFTRAFDRKTMGLPIDRAWEVAGADRVERFSRSYRVNGKFEKGEPLTPPFNTNYNEGGPTVSIDNRELYFTVCDGNRNCDIYYTLFSNGAWGPIRNMGEHINDPVQWDSQPSISSDGQTLYFSSLRAGGMGGADIYMCTRNANGTWNEPVNMGAPINTPGNEKSPFIHTDSQTLYFSSDGHVGLGGFDIFLTRMDKNTGKWSVPKNIGYPINTDKDDLGFFVSTDGQTAYFASNTIKEGKGGYDIYGFPLYKEAQPEKVLFVKGELKDEAGEPVKDARVELKSMKSKDVTEVKVNKETGEYVAAVTVDEGEDYVLSVKQKDKAFNAVYLETKKPEPIKPVTINFEMQEVKVGEAYRLNDIVYATNSFELTAEAMSMIDEFIGYLTDNPRLKVAIHGHTDNQGDPVSNKELSTNRAKSVYQYLIIEGVDPDRLSYKGFGQDKPVASNKTEEGRGRNRRTEFVIVGK
- a CDS encoding dicarboxylate/amino acid:cation symporter encodes the protein MRKMALHWQILSGMFLGVVLGAVAATAGHEQFITRWVNPFGVIFMNLLKLIAVPLVFASLVKGVSSLSDITKLSRIGTRTIGIYLTTTVIAVTLGLVFVNVTNPGKSFSPEKRQELQAQYAANVEIGKTGAQGVKDAGPLQFLVDMVPSNFIDAATNNGKMLQVIFFSLLFGIAMVMLPEENTRYVKGFFDGVNDIILKIVDIIMLYAPFGVLALMAGVIVDFSDSLGELFQALGVYSLTVVAGLAVMVLLIYPLILKLFTKVKYGEFFKGIMPAQLLAFSTSSSAATLPVTMERCEEHLGVSKEVSSFVLPVGATINMDGTSLYQAVAAVFIAQAFGYDLHLSDQLTIIMTATLASIGTAAVPGAGLIMLIIVLGGVGVEPEGIALVIAVDRLLDMCRTVVNVTGDATVATVIASTEGKLQPVTEDD